The Macadamia integrifolia cultivar HAES 741 chromosome 4, SCU_Mint_v3, whole genome shotgun sequence genome contains the following window.
CTCAGCTACTTGCCCTGCTTGGCCTATAAATGACTTGGTGTTGGCCCCTTCTGGTCTACCTGTTTCCCGGTCGTCGTCCCACCAAGCTTACTGCCCTTTGGACACCTCTCCTCTCAGGCCTACTGCCCACCCTTCCAGGTGGCCATTAGGCTCATTTGATCTATTCGTTTGCTCGCCTACTCCTCCCATTTAGCCTCTCGGTCGGCTGCTCGCCATGCCTACAGCCCCTTGGACACCACTCTTGCTAAGCCTACTGTCTTGTTGGTTGTCTCCCCTTCTGGATGTCAAGCTCGCTTGGTCTGTTTGACTGCTCGCACCTAAAACCTTCACCCACCTCCTTATCTGCTTGCCACAGTGGGTTTTTCGACCTCTAGGAACTAGGCTTTCGGTCTGTTGGTTAGCCTCTTCGATACCGGCCCGCCATGCCATTCTCGGTAGGTAGTCACTCTGCTGTTGCCCTCAGAAAAGCCGATGCTCTTTCGCCTTGGAGACCCCATCCGCTAGTCCAGTTGTCCGCTTGGTTGAGGTCCTTCATACGTCCGGCGCTCCTCCATTGTGGCTACCACTTCACTGGTGGTGCTCCTTCGTGTTGGCGGCTAAGAAATGTTGTGTTGAGATGTTAGGATTAGGGATTGTGGTTCTCTTCCCAGTTTGGACCGATTTTCCCTCCTCCTCAGGTTGGGCACCCGGGCCTGCCTATAGAATTTCTTTGAGGCCAGGTGGGCCTTGATTCTTGCTCTTTTGGGACTATATTTCCCCTCCCCTTTCCTTTAATGCAGTTTTTAATTCACCCAAAACAATGTATGACATATAACCATGGTTATATGTACACATTTAGCCGAGGTTATGATAAATCAACGCTAAATGTCCATCTATCTTGCCAATTTTCCACCAAATTCCCATCAAATAATTCGTGGTGGGGAAGTAAATTGGGCAAATATAGATGCAAATATAATTAGAACCCATTCCTGTATGAAGCAAATTCTGTGGTGGTGTCTTCTAGCCACATCTAGATGTACACATATAGccatgtttatatatatatatatatatatatattattattattataatcgTGGCTATATGTTGTTTATTGAAGATTTATAAGTTGGCCAATGATAGCCttggaaatgaaattttttcttcagtGGAACTACGATTAACCTATTTCAATGTCATCGAATCTCccttccaaattttttttgtaatttttctacGTTCCCCTTGTAAATTTCTTTTCAGCCAATGATGACCCTTGAGACAGAATATTTTATAGTGGGACTTTGATTGACCTGGTTTAAATGTCAACAGAAAATTAGGTGGTTTAGACCtaaattttttcaattttcaagggTCCCTCACAATTTTCTTGTTGGCCAATGATGACAATtgaaacataatattttccCCTAGAACTTTGATTTGACCCGGTTTCAATGTCATTGAATCCCCTTTCAAAAATGCAGTTTAGACCCAGGGTTTTTCAAATTCCGAGTGGTTGAGACCTTGGTTGAGATACACTAGTTTAGGGCTAGAGATGGAAGGTTTAGTACGTAGGATTTACAGTTTATGGTTTTATTTCAAAGGTTTAGGTTGATTTTGGATGATTCTTATTAACTCTTATTATTCACTATTTTCAAATAAATAGTGTAAAAAATCTATATTGTGTTCCCAAACTTAATTTCaatagtgttttgggttttcctagatttttaaattttttactaACTTATTCTATTAATACTCTTTTCAATGTTTCGATTAAAATATCTATTCTTATTTGTTTATCGCAAAAACCTATATTTTTATTTAcagttttaattttcaatgtTTGAATTTTTGGACTTTCATAACACAAAATCCAAACTTATTCTAGTTTATGAAATATTTAACAAacattattaattattttatttattatatcttGGCTCTAAaaaaatgggtaatttacaacgccaccccttggagaatgccgcTATTATACGAACACCCCTTCaattttaccaaattagactcagaccccctaccgttagtcactgttaaagaatatactttatatgctgatgtcagctattatattttattttaagtaccaaaatgcccttactaaatgtgaagtacctaaaatgcccatatAATAAAGTTCCACCCCAAATCGATAGTTATTATACCTTTCTCCCAAACGATCATCGGATATCACGGCGGCAGCGGCATCGGCATCGGTGACCAACAAGAACTCACGGCAACTAGCAGCGACTCTCTGCCATCAGAGCCAAACATAGATCGAAACAGAAGACAAACACTGAAGAATAGGAAATGGAAAATATTCCTTTTCCATGAAGACCAGGCTACTTTCTCAGCAAGTAACCTGCTCACATGAGAAAACTGCATACAAAGAAAAGCTCACATCTCTCATTCTGCAACTCCAATGACACTAGTTCAAAGTCTTCACCATCTGAAGGAGATCTGAAAAGGTAAGAATTGTTGGCCAAAATTTCTATGCTTCAAACCCAGAAGGTCCGACTCACCAACTATCTAGATGAGCGGTCTGCTTACCTAACTCAATTTTCCGAAGATGCTATTGCGGAGTTTGATGAGATTGGGGAAAATGCGCTCAAAGATCTTGATGAAGCAGGGGCCAGGGTCTGTTTCTATTCCTTTTCTAACAACATTTGTTTCTCTTCCTTTTGATTGATGAGTTGGTCTTTCATTTGTGATTAGCAGATAATGGAGAATCTAGAGAGCCGGGTGCGGGCCTTTGAGGAATGTGCAAAATTGAGAAAAGGATTGTTCTTCAAGAACCT
Protein-coding sequences here:
- the LOC122075479 gene encoding uncharacterized protein LOC122075479 — encoded protein: MLQTQKVRLTNYLDERSAYLTQFSEDAIAEFDEIGENALKDLDEAGARIMENLESRVRAFEECAKLRKGLFFKNLRERAPGEQAEAKEEIEKIKEINKETPG